A region of Etheostoma cragini isolate CJK2018 chromosome 24, CSU_Ecrag_1.0, whole genome shotgun sequence DNA encodes the following proteins:
- the gucy1b2 gene encoding guanylate cyclase soluble subunit beta-2 produces MITRVRATGCSLPGVQDTFMTYMVYDDILTLSLVQEACLLLDVPADVFLKLFGEHFFLFCKQAGYDTMLRTLGGNLIEFIGNLDSLHSYLALSYQEMNAPSFRVEMTDNGEMLLHYYSDRKGLYHIVPGIIEAVARDFFDSNVTMVVLNQSEEDERTGKKEHVVFLVKQTKQASKTTDQDHSSLERETLLRKMKEKCVSLAGKKHGWDLIRAVVTSEKGSLHCTFRPSYPNKLWVEEDTFCNAFPFHIVFDEDLKIRQTGVNIQKFLPGLQARDAMLDQWFTIIHPQVTFTIESIRKFINSQFVLKSYKDNHITLKLRGQMLWMESLGCMLYLCSPKLRSLQELQDVGLHLADLAQHDVTRDLVLLNQQRLAEMELTNQLERKKEELRVLSQHLEAEKQKTETLLYAMLPRHIADQLKDGKSVKAGEFEVCTILFSDVVTFTNICAACEPIQIVDMLNSMYSKFDRLTNIHGVYKVETIGDAYMVVGGVPIPTDTHAHRVANFALGMRIAAREVTNPITGKPIQIRVGLHTGPVLAGVVGEKMPRYCLFGDTVNTASRMESHGLPDHIHLSTFTYSKVKDAGFNIQERGQIEVKGKGQMTTYFLLGNPLMSEDSIMGKEVGGSCLYREDLHSQSKESDKVPDVKTGRGDTPSDGVVTPGSNRLDPLPSFAWDITPPYETNEENSASNFKSRLCVLF; encoded by the exons ATGATTACCAGGGTGAGAGCCACAGGATG CTCTCTACCAGGCGTCCAGGATACCTTCATGACATATATGGTTTATGACGATATCCTAACCCTCAGCCTGGTGCAGGAGGCCTGTTTACTGCTGG ATGTCCCTGCTGATGTATTTCTTAAGCTTTTTGGAgaacatttctttctcttctgtaAGCAAGCGGGCTATGACACCATGCTGAGGACGCTGGGGGGAAATCTCATTGAATTCATCGGAAATCTGGATTCTCTCCACAGTTACCTTGCTCTGTCCTATCAG GAGATGAATGCACCATCTTTCCGAGTGGAGATGACCGACAATGGGGAGATGCTACTTCACTACTACTCTGACAGGAAGGGCCTGTACCATATAGTACCAG GTATCATAGAGGCAGTTGCCAGAGATTTTTTTGATAGCAACGTGACCATGGTGGTTCTTAATCAATCAGAGGAAGATGAGCGCACAGGGAAGAAGGAGCATGTTGTGTTTCTGGTAAAACAGACCAAACAAGCAAGCAAGACTACAGACCAGGACCATTCCAGTCTTGAAAGG GAGACATTATTGAGAAAAATGAAGGAGAAGTGTGTGTCACTGGCTGGGAAAAAGCATGGCTGGGACCTGATCAGAGCTGTGGTTACCTCAGAAAAAG GCAGCCTCCATTGCACCTTCCGTCCATCTTACCCCAACAAGCTGTGGGTGGAAGAGGACACTTTCTGCAATGCTTTTCCCTTCCATATTGTCTTTGATGAGGAT CTGAAGATAAGACAGACAGGGGTGAACATACAAAAGTTTCTTCCAGGTCTCCAGGCCAGAGATGCTATGTTGGACCAATGGTTCACCATCATACATCCACAg GTGACCTTTACTATAGAGAGCATCAGGAAATTCATCAACAGTCAATTTGTCTTGAAGAGCTACAAAGACAATCACATCACGCTCAAGCTAAGAG GTCAGATGTTGTGGATGGAGTCTCTCGGCTGTATGTTATACTTGTGTTCTCCAAAGCTGCGAAGCCTCCAGGAACTTCAAGATGTCGGCCTACACCTGGCTGACCTGGCCCAGCACGATGTCACCAGAGACCTGGTTCTTCTCAACCAGCAACGTCTAGCTGAGATGGAGCTCACCAACCagctggagaggaaaaaa GAGGAACTGAGAGTTCTGTCGCAGCACTTAGAGGCTGaaaaacagaagacagagaCTCTGCTGTATGCCATGCTGCCACGCCACATAGCCGATCAGCTCAAAGATGGAAAGAGCGTGAAAGCAG GGGAGTTTGAGGTCTGCACTATTTTGTTCAGTGATGTTGTAACCTTCACAAACATCTGTGCTGCCTGTGAGCCCATCCAAATTGTTGACATGCTTAACTCCATGTACTCCAAGTTCGACCGACTCACCAACATACACGGCGTCTACAAG GTTGAGACTATTGGTGACGCATACATGGTGGTAGGTGGCGTTCCAATCCCTACAGACACCCATGCACACAGAGTGGCAAACTTTGCTTTGGGTATGAGGATAGCTGCCAGAGAGGTCACCAACCCTATAACTGGCAAACCCATACAG ATCCGTGTGGGTCTCCATACTGGTCCCGTGTTAGCTGGGGTGGTGGGGGAGAAGATGCCTCGCTACTGCCTTTTTGGAGACACTGTTAACACTGCCTCCAGGATGGAGAGTCATGGActccctgatcacattcacctCAGTACTTTCACttacag TAAGGTGAAGGATGCCGGCTTCAACATACAAGAGCGTGGTCAGATTGAGGTGAAGGGTAAAGGCCAGATGACCACTTACTTCCTGCTGGGGAACCCGTTGATGTCAGAAGATAGCATCATGGGAAAAGAGGTTGGAGGGTCATGTCTTTACAGGGAAGACCTTCATAGCCAGAGCAAAG AGTCTGACAAAGTGCCTGATGTGAAAACTGGGCGAGGAGACACACCATCAGATGGAGTCGTCACCCCCGGCTCCAACCGATTGGACCCCCTCCCTTCCTTTGCTTGGGACATCACTCCGCCATATGAAACCAACGAGGAGAACTCTGCAAGCAATTTCAAAAGCCGACTCTGTGTCTTATTCTGA